ACTGTTGGGGTTGAAAAAAGCATCCAGCTTGTTCAGCCGTTTGCCCTTGATGAGAAACCGACCCTTCAGCTCCTGCGCAGACAaaccacaaacccacacacacaaagattcAACGCTTTTGAGTCTCCACAGTTTATTCCTGTTCAGACAGCAATTGTGTATGAGTGTCCACACAAAGCGATTGTGTACAGGTGTTCACATAAAGCACTCTGGAGTcacagaaatgagaaaatacaaGTAAACAATATTTCAGGATGTCAAAATGTAACTGCAGTATActagtagaaaaaaaaacataaaaacctgGCCGGTGAGGAAGAGTGACAAAGGGAAaacaagaggaagaaaaacTGATCCTCATTTCAATGTCGACACgaatgaaatggaaaaccaGTAGGAgttaatataaaataagaaatcCCCTGGCCAAGTTTCAAGGCATGGCCTTTTGAAATATGGTTGCAGACAGCAGATGGAGAATGCTGTTCTTCTACAGAAAAATGAAGGTTCTGTACAAAACCAGTAATGTTCATGGCAGGGCAGGCAGTCAATGTAACACCCGATACTTgaacataaagaaaattattCTGATTGTTTTGTGACTTGTAGTGCAAAGGAGAAAGCACAAAGAGGCCCTTGCCAAACCTCCTAGGCCAAAATCCTGTGGATCACACTGCAGTTGGAATCCTTGTACAGTCACATTTTCCACACAGTGAATATGGAAGCATGTGAGGGATATCATGGGCCCCAACAGTAAACAGATATACTTGGGTTTTACAATGCAAtccatttgtaaatattttactggTTCCACGGACCTGGAACTCACACATGTATTTTGTCATTCTTTGTTTGAGGAATTACCAAGGGTTGTGTATATTATTCCCCCAGTTAGTagcataatgaaataacatagtaatgtaatgaaagcaTTCTGTTCAATGTCCTACAGAAAGTAAAGCTGACCATATATGTGAAAATATGATTGGTTGTTTCAGGTCAGCTTTTCAAAGCAGCAGTAAATCATATTTTTGCTATGGCAACAGGAAAAACTTGTCATGTGCTCTTGCCTGCCCTGCTAAAccagaagaaaacatttcacaactAATCTGCTTTCTATTCAAACTTGTTTCACATTAATCTGAGATGACACAAGTTGATTCCTGACTCAGGCATTTCTTCCTACTCGTGATATCATCAGATATTTTCAATATAGAGATCACCTGACTACCCTctcacctgcccccacccccaccaaacaaacatttacaccaGACAAGTCATTAGCAGTCTCTCTCTACACTGAGAAAGGCAGCGCTCATTATTAATAGCGTGCAGTTAGCCAAGATTTCACTCAGCAGTCAAGAGAACACAAACCTCTGCATTTAGTAAATTAAAGGCAGCTGCATGCATTCCTAGCATGCCTCATGACCAAGCCCTGAAAGGCAGTGcctgttcaaatgaaaaaaatatatatttttgaatgccTGCCCACCCAGAGAAAGAATAACAAAtgcccaaaaaaacaaaaaaccaccaCATCCCTGCTTCAGCCTAACCAAATTTGATGAAGGCCTGTAATCTCTGacctgtgtaaaaaaaagtctgacTACCTTCTTGTATCAATACAACAATCTCCACACCCTTTGCTACAAGGCCCACAGCATTCACTCTACGCTTCATGTTACTGAAGAATAATGAGTTGGTTAAAAGTATGCAGCCTCGGTAACATAAACATGGTGACAAAGGCTCGAATTTCTATTGGCAGAAACGATCTgcatttgctaaaaaaaaaaaagaattatttccTAGGGCTTGGTGGCACTTGAAGTAAACAGGAGCATTTCCTAGAAGTAGGAACAGTTACAAAGAGATAAGGTGTGGTGGTTTTTGGCAGAGGATGCGTCTTCTGAGAATTGCGAGATCATAATTATGCCAGGAATTACACAAATGATATGGCGGTTACCAGAGTTATTCACATGGCAGCctaatgtgtaatgtgttaACGACAGGACTGAAGCATAGGTacctcgcatcaaatttaaaacattggtcctagcataccaggcagtcaagggatcagccccagcatatctccacaagatcttcaaaccctacatgccagccaaaCCCCTCCGTTCCgttacctcaggacgcctggcacctccccctcttcgcacctgcgcctcccgaacacgtctcctgtctgttctggccccacgatggtggaatgacctccccgtggaggtcagaacagctgagacactgacccacttcaagcgacaactgaagactcacctcttcaggctgcacctctccccatccctccctccctccctgtaatctctaaatttagcttagggttgtaactaggtagctgtttcacaggtgacttagttaatgcactcgtctttactgcttgtatttttgcatagactgcgttgttgctgttctcgtttgtgttagtgtcaatcagtttaacctacagggtccaagttgaactatgcggttgttccctgcacttggaacggtacttctctctagggtttacgacacacttgttcctggttatggttatacactttattgtacgtcgctctggataagagcgtctgccaaatgcctgtaatttatgtaatgtaatgtaaatgtacctTGCGTTACTCCACTGAGCCTTTAAACTGGTGAGCTATATGTTGGAGGAATATACACaatatgaccaaatgtatctggacaccccttggtctagggctgtttttcatggtttgggctaggcccataaggtccagtgaaggcaaatcttaatacaatgacattctagacgagGATGTGCTTCCAAGTTTGTGgtaacagttttgggaaggccttttcctgtctcaacatgacaatgcccccgggcacacaatgaggtccatatagaaatggttttgtcgagatcaatgtggaagaacttgactgggctatacagagccctgacttcagcgtcatcaaacacctttgggatcaaccgGAAAGTCAACTCCGAGCCAgccctaattgcccaatcagtacCCAATGTCAGTaataaatccctgcagcaatgctccatcatctagtacaaagccttcccagaagagtggaagttATTATAGCAACAAAAGGtatcatattaatattattaatataattattaattattaattaataattattaatataaattatattaatgtcatattaataatatattaatataatattaatgcccatcattttggatgagacgttgggtgtcaggtgtccacattctTTTGGCTATGTGGCTGTAATTCAAAAGCATACTATGCAGCATTtcttagcctgtgtttacaatcaaagaagtctctcTGCCGCTGTCTTCAACCCCACTCATGCCAAGTAAGTTACCCCATCTAACGTAGCTACAGTAGTTGGATAGTTAGATGTAACAGTACCATGAAATGAGTGACTATGAGTGATAGTAAGAAGCCAGATTACAGCTTAActaattccattatgttgaacGTAATAGTGGTTTTAAATTGGTAAATTTCATACCCTTGCGAAAGGGTATGAAATCCTGCACGGTTTGCCGTTAATGGTATGTATGGGATCCACATGACATGAGGGGAAGAGCTCCTCTGTCAGGCCATCTCTGTTAAAAGTAGCAAAAACCATGGCGTGCCTGCTCACCTCTGGAGAGGGAAAGTGTGTGGGCATGTGGTCCTCCAGGGGCTGATTGACCAGGGCACTACCCAGAATGGAAGTCAAGTGTTGGGCCATCAGCTTCTGCTGCTCCAGTTTGCAGTGGTTCTCCAAGGAGAGGATCACTGGGTACTCTGAAGTCTGGGTGTGATGgggatgaataaaacaaaaataacattggtTAAGTGTTGAAAACCTGGTGCATATTTCAGCATGTTTCTTATATACATAGAATTTTCTTATTCACATAGATATATTGATCATTTTGAAGACTTTAATCAGGTTTAAGTGTGAAAGTTATGCTTTTTGTGCTTCAGACACCTTGAAGGCATATTCCTTGATGGCTTTGATGACATCTTTGAAGAGGATTTTGGAAGTGAGAGTGTAGCCGTGATATATAATCGGCTCGCCATTAGGTCCGTCCCAGCAATCCAGCTCCACACAACGACAGCTCTTCATCAGTGCCCTGACAGAATTACACACCGAGACAAATCCATGCAATCACAACTCTCACAGTCTTTCTCACATTTGTACAATTCACCAGTAAAGTGTTGACACACCctgttttgtccattttttatgAGGAATGCAATTTGGCTAagtgtactgtaatgtttcAGAATTGAGAGTAAGAGTATATTCTATGGGATAAGGTCCCAAGGATCCATTAATTTTCTTGGTCTGTAGACAGAGGTACAGAGGTCAAGCAGCCGACATGTAAAAGATGAGTGTAACCGGCTTCTGCATATAGGTTTATTAACCAGATCTAGGCCATCTGACCTAAAGCTGGATTACTTACCGGATGTAGGCCTCAATGCTGCTAGGCCCCTTGAGTTGATCCTCCATCAGGTAGGTGTTGTGGGAGGATGAGATGAAGTAATGGTTAAGGGGCTGGCTCATGTCCTGATACACTGGCCTGTGTTCATGGTTGAGGATCATGCCCTCAGGCTGGTGCAGGTACATCAGGAAACCGTCCTCGGACATCTGATTTTTCTGCTTGGCTGAAAAAGCCAGGTCGAGGACACATGCAAATCAGGCTGTTGCAATGAGGCATTTTGTATGCTCGAGCGCCATTcaaaaaaaaggatatttgAGTAGGTTGTAGAGTATAAAGAGTGCTCTCACCAAAAACATCAACACTGTATATCCCAAGTGAGTGCTGGAGTCTAAGTGTGTGACATAGTGTATGTGGGACATGGTTTTTTGGGCTCCCTTACCCGAGTCATCAAGTTCATACTTCTGGATTAACTGGACTGCATGATCCAGTGAGACGGACTCCCGTTGCTCTTTCTGAAGGAAGTTCAACAGGTCCTCTGCGCTCATTTTGCCATTTGTCCGAGCATACTTGGTGTAGATGACACTGACCTCTTCTCGGTGGGTTAGCAAATTGTAGAACTCCTTGATTTCCTGTCCTTCCAACGTGTCTGATTGAGATGTGTCACATTTCTACATAACAGGAAACAATTAATTTGTGACTAAAGGCTGAGATTATATGATGGAATAGTATGAATAGTATGAATAAGAGATGGCACTATCATGTGTTGTTATTCACCAACTTATATCTGCTttaatctcattaaaaacattacaatttgTCAGTGAATTACTTATAACgcattatatataaaatgatatGTTATAACACACAATATCCTTAGGTTAATGCCATTCAATGTTGTGTTTCATAAGAATATACCAAAGTGATTCTAATACATGCTCTGTTTTACCATTTAGTAGTCCTAGGAGAATTGAATGTATCCCTTCAACGGAGTAACTCCTGATTCAcataaatgtgcaaatttcACACCTTAAAAAGCTCTTCTGCATAGGTGTCATCCACTTCAACATTGATCTGCCGCAGGAAGTGCTTCAGTTCCTTCAGGTTCATTTTGTTGTCTTCATTCTTGTCTGCTTTACGCATGCAGTTGAAGATCCAGCTAAAATACTGAGTTAAGGATTGCACTGCAATTGCACATCCTTCACTTCAATTACTCTTAGTCCAGTTGACCATTCTGGCAATTATAGATTATGGCGATGTCATTTACAAATAAGCATCAAAGGGTGCACTTGAGTGTCTTGATGTGCCATCTCTCTGCCATCAGTTTTGCTACCAGTGCCCCTTGAAGAACACCCCAAAGCCAACTTTAAGAATCTGTTACCCGGTcatcctttcacacacactgcaaagtCCACTGGTTCACATTTATATATTAAGACTCTTGCTTGGACTAACCCCTTCAAAACTGTAACTCTTTAACAGTGTTGTGTTGGCAGGATTTACATCTCAGTCTAACCAATCCAGAGTGAACACGTCATGTGTGAACAGACTCAACACAGAATATAGGACACCTATGTGTGAATGGGGAAAACCACTACCTAACCTAGATAATTGAATCCAGCAATGCTGCAAATTCCACGTGTGAAAGGGACTATAGACTTCACCTGATGGAGTACAGCAGTGACtcccaaatgtattttttcgaGTGGACCACACAGAAACTACGATATGCCTTTGATGGCCCACATAATAACtgcaatatttataaatataactgTAATTTCAGAGATTTATTCTTTCCACAGCAAGATTCTTTCTGTTCCTGTTCATTTCCACCAGCTCTGACATGgtctgggattcaatcaacatttggcCTTAGCTAACAATTAGACCACTTTCCAGCTCCTcccgacacacacactttgtgttGAGAGGATACTGCTCCATCTTCTGATGGCGGTTGAGGTTGTCCATGTTGCTGATGACCTTCTCCAGGCTGGTAACCCATCGCTTTGCTTCCTCAGCTGAGTTGGCCTGGAGGTCCAGGTTCTTGCGACTATCTTTGAAGATGATGGAGAAGCACTGGTTCTCCACCTTGGCCTCCGTGTATTTCTGCAGGGCCTCCGATTGCCGGCCTCGCCTCACGGACTCAATGTCGTCGATCGAGACTGGGAGAAGCAAAGGAATGCAGTCTGTCACCACACTGACCATATGGCCCCTCGCTATAATGGCGCCACCTCAAATTGGCAAGACAGAGACGACTCCCCATTTATCAACAGGAAGAGTCTGCTGCTATCTGCCTGCAAACTTTCAAACACAGAACCCTGCTTTTTCCCACAGAGCCCAATTACAGATGCAAAACAGTGAATCCAACAAAGACCACATTCCTGGAACAACACTTTCAGCTGCTAATCAAAAAAagagctttgtttttttgtctgaaatgagTCTAAAAGTTTGAACAGTTTGATAGGGTCTTGCATGAATCAAGTGCAAGTCTGCTATTTATAATGACATAGGACTGATACAAAGGCTCATTTGAGAGCACTACAGAGGAACTGCGAGACAAAGGGAGTATAAAAGTACAAAGCGTGGGAAAACAAATTAGAAGCAAAATGAGGTTCAATGTACACTGACATGCTGTCCCCAGAAGGCAGAACTGTAGCACCCCCAGGTTGTGTTCTTACTGTAGTTTATAGTGCACGATGGAGTGCCTATTCCAGGCCTCCAAACCGAAAAATAGCACTACATCCGGCACTAAAACCGCACTGTAATGACAAGACATAATCTCTGAGCTCACTGAACCTGCCTTTCTTTTGTTATTCTGTCCAGTCAGCagcttgtctgtctgtttctgacCAACAtaataaaaagtcattttttcatATGGAAACAAGATTTGGTGAGCATAACGTCAGAGATATACAAGTCGAACGACAGTGCCAGGTCTCCTgaacacatgcatatgtgtgtcaCACAAGGAAATTCCAGTTTAGGGGATTTGGGATAAGgtatttccccttttttattcTGTGCAAGCTCATAgttactgaaaaacttttttggaaataaaataccTTTATCTGCTGTATTAggtgtaaaatgaaatgcaaaaccCATAAAGAGGTTTCCCTAGCCTGAGCAGTGACAGTGCAGTTAACGCTGAGAAGATAACTGCAACTGAATAGGTATAAAACTGgaataaaaaattcagaaattttGAGAACTTCTCCACTACTCTGCTCCTCATGCAGTTGCTATTTTGATCCATGATGTTTAGGCCCAAGCTGTACATTTGTATCAATCAAAATTACaatgacaaaatacataaattgtGTTCCTGCATCTGCTGTGTTTTGCATTACCAACCTTGTGTAttataatgtaaaatgcataaagGTAAACTACGTTACAAAAGTGGACTGTATAATTTTGCACTAATCTGATCAtgcatcattttttatatttctaaatatttttgtgaaagaTGTTCTATTATTAATCGGTCAGTTGCTTTCATCTCATTTATAATGCAAGGATACAGTGTAAAGGTCTTACTCTTTTAAATCTCGCATGGGAAGTGGTCTCTCACATTGGGGACACAGCTATTGTTCATGGCATAATTTGAGGAAGTGCGTGCAGTGCTTTGAATGATGTAACCCTTGTCAACTCCCGCGTGACCAGAGGTCAAAGATCTTTCCTTGCCTGTTAGCAATCAACAGCAATGGTCTTGATCTGAAACCAAATACCCTGGAGCCAGACCTCTTTTTTCATGCGCTGCTACTGGAATTCAAATATCATTTAACCTGTTGGTCCTACCTAGAAACTACTGACAAACTGCTTATtggtgtgaatatatatatatatatatatatatatatgtgtgtgtgtgtgtgtgtgtgtgttcttcaaGAAAATCTTTGTCCAAATAGTCCTTATGTTAAAAGttcactgaaaaatgtatgtggTATGTGGTATTTGTGGTACCAACACTAAGAGCAATTCAGGTCATATCCTGCTTGACAAGTTGATGCTTCTAAAATTTATACAAAAATGACTTGGGTTGTTAATACTTGTTTAATAAGGAAATTATATTCACACTAGTATTCATGCTCTTAGCTATGTGACAttaacaacacatttttcatttaaaaatcaagctCCAGCGCATGGGTGGGTATCTTTCCTCTGTCAATCGAGCAACTTGGCACCTCAATGTAATGCCcccatcttttcattttatcttgAAAGAAAATGCTTACAGCCATTTCCATGCTTCAGGCTGGCAATAGCTTGATCCAATGCAAAGTCAATGCCTATAGATGTGCTAGATAGGAATTGCATTACAATGCCAACTTACAAGACAGAATTTTAAATAGGTATGGTTtacaaattatgaaaatgatttaagTTACATTTAGTTAGATTACAGCCGCAATTTAAATGGATTGAACTAAGTGTGGGGAATTCTGccattaatcatttttacattcaagACAGAACCACATTAGCTTGATTGCTATATTGGCATACAGCAACACAATTCATCCAATGTGGCATGTTGTGAATTTAAATGTGAGCTACGCAGCCTCCAGCAGCAGTGCGTTAGCCAGCAGTCACATTACCATGTACCCTCCCCATGCAAACTAAGCAGGTTAATGGAggatgggagacctcctgggaacACTAAGTTGCTGCTGCAAGAGATGcaggtgggccagcaggggcaCGCTTCCCTCTGGATCAAACAGGAACCCGGAGCCCTGTGCAGCAGACGGTGCAGACGTGCTGAGACATGCAACCGACATCCTCACTCACCGTGCTTAATAAAGCACCGATGGTAAGGATAACCCTGGCCAACCCTGTTCAAATCTGAAGTGGGAATTTGAAGTCCTGTTCAAATTCCCACTAAAACGGGGTTTTCTACATGTAGTCACCTACTCTTCAATTACCAAACATCCAACTGGCTTAATAGTCCCTAGCATATGAAGATACGATGTTAATCATTACACTAAATTTGTACTGAAATGAACCAGGCATACAAACAATGAATGTTCTGTAAGACGAATCAGAACAGGCAAGTGTCAGAAGGCCAAATGGACTGGAGGTGGACAAAAAACAAGGCTTGACTAAGAGAAAGACaagcagctgcttttttttacaattactCTGCTGGGAGAGAAgacagtaaacacacagaagcttaaaaagcttttaaaatggaaagcaGCCAACCTTTCAATGAGTCATTAGAAAACTCTTATTGTTCGATATGAGaccagcctttttttaaataccagtgATCCCTAGAAGCACGACATTGTACTGGCCACATGTCCCCGCCCTCCCATTAACCTCCCTTACAGTCTACACCTAGCCATTCAGGGCGGGGTACAAAGAGAGCTgatattgttttaataaaaactaaaagaaatgcACAGCATGGCtcaaaaagagaaatataaCCCCAGCCTTTCGATTTCAAGAGTTCGCTTGGATGTTTCAAGAGtaaaaatcttaaaatgtattttccaaatGCAAGCAATACTGGTAATGCCCTGCTTGACAAGTGAACACTCCTAACGTTTTGTCAAGTCTGACTTCCTGATGACATAGGCAAAAAATAACAAGTTCCTGGAttacatggaaaaaaacaggtATATAAACTGGTATATCAACTTCAGAATCAGTCATCTACACATGACAGCAGTGTACTGTCTAAGAACTTTCAACTGAAATTGCAATGCATTGCTATGCCAATACAATCTTCCCAGCTTTTTCCTACTTTATCTTGGAAAAGAAAGTGTAACCACTTTGCCTAAACTACACAGTTTATGCAAACAGAAAGGAGAGTTTGAACACAGGCAGATTTTACTCGAATATCTTCACAGATCTTAAGTAGTTCAATGAAAAACACCAGCATGGGGTTAATGTCTTGCACAACCCTGAATTTACAAGACATTTTCAAGTAAAACGTAATGGCATTGACACATGTGAATAGTTTAACTTTATGGCTTTGTGAAAGCCACATAAACTATTTCAACTTTGTACACTGTTTAACCTCACATGACCCGCATATCATCTGACAGCCATTCATCTTAGACAGCAAATGAGGGCCCAGGCACAtctgtcaaatcaaatcaaatcaatttatttttgtatagcTCTTCTGCtgcaaagatgctttacagataGCAGAAAGAAAATTTGGAAACCAGAAACCATTTGGAAACCAGAAACCATTTTTGTATAGCTCTTTTGTTACAGAGAACTGCtgcaaagatgctttacagaaagcagaaagaaaatttggaaaccagaaaccaggcctgaacccccaaaaagcaagtgaGATAAAAGCTCCCCAGTGTGGGGAACACCCCTCAAACGGTGGtgacaaaaaaaactccccaaagggaagaaatctcaggaggaacccagctacagagagagagcccaaCCTCTGCTAGTTGGTattgtatacagtacatgcagacTCCAGTACTCTATCCTGCCTTGATTTCCTGTTCCTGGTGAAGGGTGGTGTGGGTGACAGGGAGGGTGAAGAACAGCATTTGCACTGTGCAAACATAAATCAGAGCCCAGAACAAATTATCAAGCTGGGAGTGGAAGATATCAGTGTTATCACTGCTTACAGTGGCAGCTGTCTGACCACAAAAAAACCTGCCTCTTTTTCTCCCATACAACTGAACGCAATTCATCCAATTAATTGTTAGCATTTGTGTGGACAGCTGTAAAGGTCACACCATAACAGATGCACGACCAAATTTCAAATTGGGAAAAATACCATGTTTGAGAATGTTCTACTCCaattaaaaatgagtaaaatagtGCTTCATTCTGAGTAAATATTCCAATTGAATATGCAAGTCTGGAGTGTTGTTTGCAAGAATTCTCTTAGCCTCTctcaaaaataagtaaataagtaaacaaataaacttGCTGATACATTTACCTTACAGCCACAAATCATTTAATCACAGATGTCCTTAGCCtccctcaaaataaaaataaaaaacttcacAGATATATCTTAAAAGCTCAGAggctaaaaaaaatgaaaatagaggCTACCCTGTCTAATCCCATCTATGATCATGGTAAACAATTTCCCAATCCCAGCTATCTGGCACGggtcctccccctccacccacgCCAACcctccaaccccaccccaccccctctgtcATCTGCATCCCAGACGCCAGCCGGCCTCAGGACCACGAACTCggcttttgtgtgtttgtaaaggAACAGAGGGGTTATCGAAGGGCTCCCTATGGTTTCCATAGACGCCACAGTTCAGTGGTGCCAGATGTGGCTGGGCACGCAGAtaacagatggggggggggctgataaATGGGGGAGTGTCGCTCTGGAACGGCCTCGGGAAACGCTGGAGAGGAAGCCGTGAATGGGCGGGGGGCCTGGGACAGAGCGGCTCTGTCCTATGTGAGAAAACCCGTCTAACCTTTCCTTTTTACCCACTTTTTGACCGTGCTATCTGCATGATATTTTCTGTTTCCACTCCACCCCAAATACAAGCAGGCTCCAGAGAGTTGAAACTGAGGCAGGGAACTGTGTCAGAAGCTCCTTCAAAAGGGAGCTCTGTATTTTTCCAGCATGGTGGGGCAGCAAGGAGAGAGGGCATAATTGTGGATCTGACCCAGCAGGGAAAAGCTGCAGAAGACCTATGAGTCTGGAACTAAATAGTGAGGAGTGGTAGGGGTgatctgtatttttgtttatgtgcatgtaggAGCCTATTCTGGGTACTCTCTCCATCTAGTTCAGTAATTTGTGATACCAAAAGTCCATAATACTGCACACGGATGTCATATTGACCAGAAGCCTACATTCATAATCATCTGAAACTTGTCTTCaataaacattaatattaatttccatcattcaTATCCTGTGGACAGGAGTTAAGTTGTGTAGCTCTTCCTGGCATCAATGATGTGCATCACCAAATAGATACTTCCGTTCACAGGAATATGATTATGACTGAGAGCAAGAATGgcatttttacttgttttatgaGGTACTGACCTGTCAGGTCTCAGGACATCTCTGTGCTTTcacattaaatgcaaaataaaaaccgGAATTAATTGGCCATCTAAAGTTATATTATGGCGGGTAGCATTATACTTATCATTCTGCTTGACTGTTACCAGCTATTCAGTCACAGGCAGTCTACAATTTGACAATGTTTTATGCCACACAGTGCTTCAGACTTTTAAATAAGAAgaattcacacacaccatttcagCGTACTTTTAATTACAGTACTTAATTGTGGGCGTTTAGGTAGCCGAGGAACAGCATGCTGCAACCTGTCTTAAATGACTAGCTGTTCCTTCTTCGATTATGCCTTTGGTGGTAACCTtatcttttgtattttgtaaattaaaggCTATTTCCTAGTTTCACATAAGTCACTGATACGGATTTGCTACTGCAGTTCAGATTATGCATACTGCCCAAGGCCAAAGGTAACCGCTCAGAAGGCTGGTCATTATAAGCAACACTGGGCAAGCGGGTGGACTCACAGGTCTTGTTGGACTTCAGGGCCTTGTGCGACTCGTGCCACATCGTTTTGCAGTCCTCCAGTAGCCTGAAGAAACGACTCTTCTGCCAGGAGTCGGAGCGCACCTTCCTGAGCGGACCCCCTCTCAACAGGAACTGGAGATCTGCATCCCCCTCCAAACCTGGGAAAGCACCAACAGAAGTTAGGCGTACACTGCTGCCACTGGCGCTTACTCAGAACCATATTCTATGTTttctttgcctttttatttacaaacaaatacaactgcta
This is a stretch of genomic DNA from Anguilla rostrata isolate EN2019 chromosome 4, ASM1855537v3, whole genome shotgun sequence. It encodes these proteins:
- the plcd1a gene encoding 1-phosphatidylinositol 4,5-bisphosphate phosphodiesterase delta-1a isoform X3; the encoded protein is MESKHGLEGDADLQFLLRGGPLRKVRSDSWQKSRFFRLLEDCKTMWHESHKALKSNKTFSIDDIESVRRGRQSEALQKYTEAKVENQCFSIIFKDSRKNLDLQANSAEEAKRWVTSLEKVISNMDNLNRHQKMEHWIFNCMRKADKNEDNKMNLKELKHFLRQINVEVDDTYAEELFKKCDTSQSDTLEGQEIKEFYNLLTHREEVSVIYTKYARTNGKMSAEDLLNFLQKEQRESVSLDHAVQLIQKYELDDSAKQKNQMSEDGFLMYLHQPEGMILNHEHRPVYQDMSQPLNHYFISSSHNTYLMEDQLKGPSSIEAYIRALMKSCRCVELDCWDGPNGEPIIYHGYTLTSKILFKDVIKAIKEYAFKTSEYPVILSLENHCKLEQQKLMAQHLTSILGSALVNQPLEDHMPTHFPSPEELKGRFLIKGKRLNKLDAFFNPNSVVEDDCVSEEDEAAEASKQAPANGEKHKPKKSTMKLAKELSDIVVYCKSVHFSSFEHARKNQAFYEMASFKESKALNLAENSATGYIQHNVDKLSRIYPAGSRTDSSNYNPIPMWNAGCQIVALNFQTPCKQMDLNQGRFLPNGRSGYILKPKFMRDKASKFDPITLREGEWFQRKTLHVMVISGQQLPKINKDKAKSIVDPLVRMEIYGVPVDVATKETRHIQNNGFNPMWNEKFKFSVCVPKLALVRFVVEDYDAASHNDRIGQYTLPFTSIKNGYRHIPLLTKNGDVIPSAGVFVHIMILDD
- the plcd1a gene encoding 1-phosphatidylinositol 4,5-bisphosphate phosphodiesterase delta-1a isoform X2 produces the protein MFTEMFQKDKLGGIGFSSGDKESRTGKWEVDRYCLEGDADLQFLLRGGPLRKVRSDSWQKSRFFRLLEDCKTMWHESHKALKSNKTFSIDDIESVRRGRQSEALQKYTEAKVENQCFSIIFKDSRKNLDLQANSAEEAKRWVTSLEKVISNMDNLNRHQKMEHWIFNCMRKADKNEDNKMNLKELKHFLRQINVEVDDTYAEELFKKCDTSQSDTLEGQEIKEFYNLLTHREEVSVIYTKYARTNGKMSAEDLLNFLQKEQRESVSLDHAVQLIQKYELDDSAKQKNQMSEDGFLMYLHQPEGMILNHEHRPVYQDMSQPLNHYFISSSHNTYLMEDQLKGPSSIEAYIRALMKSCRCVELDCWDGPNGEPIIYHGYTLTSKILFKDVIKAIKEYAFKTSEYPVILSLENHCKLEQQKLMAQHLTSILGSALVNQPLEDHMPTHFPSPEELKGRFLIKGKRLNKLDAFFNPNSVVEDDCVSEEDEAAEASKQAPANGEKHKPKKSTMKLAKELSDIVVYCKSVHFSSFEHARKNQAFYEMASFKESKALNLAENSATGYIQHNVDKLSRIYPAGSRTDSSNYNPIPMWNAGCQIVALNFQTPCKQMDLNQGRFLPNGRSGYILKPKFMRDKASKFDPITLREGEWFQRKTLHVMVISGQQLPKINKDKAKSIVDPLVRMEIYGVPVDVATKETRHIQNNGFNPMWNEKFKFSVCVPKLALVRFVVEDYDAASHNDRIGQYTLPFTSIKNGYRHIPLLTKNGDVIPSAGVFVHIMILDD
- the plcd1a gene encoding 1-phosphatidylinositol 4,5-bisphosphate phosphodiesterase delta-1a isoform X1 yields the protein MSCLRKCSKRTNSEESVFQAEIKRVALENGKLIGLEGDADLQFLLRGGPLRKVRSDSWQKSRFFRLLEDCKTMWHESHKALKSNKTFSIDDIESVRRGRQSEALQKYTEAKVENQCFSIIFKDSRKNLDLQANSAEEAKRWVTSLEKVISNMDNLNRHQKMEHWIFNCMRKADKNEDNKMNLKELKHFLRQINVEVDDTYAEELFKKCDTSQSDTLEGQEIKEFYNLLTHREEVSVIYTKYARTNGKMSAEDLLNFLQKEQRESVSLDHAVQLIQKYELDDSAKQKNQMSEDGFLMYLHQPEGMILNHEHRPVYQDMSQPLNHYFISSSHNTYLMEDQLKGPSSIEAYIRALMKSCRCVELDCWDGPNGEPIIYHGYTLTSKILFKDVIKAIKEYAFKTSEYPVILSLENHCKLEQQKLMAQHLTSILGSALVNQPLEDHMPTHFPSPEELKGRFLIKGKRLNKLDAFFNPNSVVEDDCVSEEDEAAEASKQAPANGEKHKPKKSTMKLAKELSDIVVYCKSVHFSSFEHARKNQAFYEMASFKESKALNLAENSATGYIQHNVDKLSRIYPAGSRTDSSNYNPIPMWNAGCQIVALNFQTPCKQMDLNQGRFLPNGRSGYILKPKFMRDKASKFDPITLREGEWFQRKTLHVMVISGQQLPKINKDKAKSIVDPLVRMEIYGVPVDVATKETRHIQNNGFNPMWNEKFKFSVCVPKLALVRFVVEDYDAASHNDRIGQYTLPFTSIKNGYRHIPLLTKNGDVIPSAGVFVHIMILDD